The Terriglobales bacterium genomic sequence CACCTCCCAGTTGATCACATGTTCCGCGCCCTGCGCGTTCACAAACAGCACCTCCCACAGGTTGTGCTCTTCATCGAAACGCGACTCTACTTTCTTGAATTCCTGTTTCTTGGCCAGCTTCTGCAATTCTTTCTGCAGCTGCGATATTTTCTTTGGTGGCTCCTTCTTGTCGCCTTCGAAATCAGCACGCTTCGCCAGATCCAGCCTCGGCAGGAGCTCCGTGACTTCTTCATTGCGCAGCCGCTTTTCTACCTTGTCGAAGAAGCTCAGATACTCATTCAACGTGGTCATGAACTTCGCCAGCGCCGCCCCTTCCAGCTTGGCCGCGCCTTCGCCGTAGCGCACGATAAGCCCATCTGCTGCCCGCTTCACCATCACACGCACAAATTCGCGGTCGTCCTTGATGTACTGGTGCGATTTGCCTTTGCGTATCGAGTACAGTGGCGGTTGTGCAATGAACACATTGCCGCGCTTGATCAGCTCCTGCATGTGGCGGAAAAAAAACGTCAGCAACAAAGTGCGGATGTGCGAGCCATCCACGTCGGCGTCGGTCATCAGGATGATCTTGCCGTAGCGCAGCTTGCCAGCGACGAAGTCATCTTTGCCGATCCCGGTCCCCAGCGCCGTGATCATGGCGCGGATTTCTTCGTGGCTCAGCATCTTGTCGTAGCGCGCCTTCTCGACATTCAGAATCTTGCCCTTCAACGGCAAAATCGCCTGGAATCGCCGGTCGCGTCCCTGCTTGGCGGTGCCGCCCGCGGATTCCCCCTCCACCAGAAACAGCTCGCAACGCTCTGGCTGCCGCTCGGAGCAGTCCGCCAATTTTCCCGGCAGCCCGCCTCCATCCAGCGCTCCCTTGCGCCGCGTGAGGTCGCGCGCCTTTCGCGCCGCTTCTCGCGCCCGCGCCGCTTCAATCGCCTTGTTGATGATCTTTCGCGCTGCAGTTGAATTCTGCTCGAAATAGGCGCCCAGGCGCTCATTCAGGAAGGCCTGTACCGTGCCCGCGATATCGGAATTCAGCTTGCCTTTGGTCTGACCTTCGAACTGAGGCTGCGACAGCTTCACGCTGATCACCGCCACCAATCCTTCGCGCACGTCATCGCCCGTCAGATTTTCCTTGACGTCCTTGAACAACCCAAGCTGCTGTCCGTAGTAGTTGATCGTGCGCGTGAGCGCCGTGCGGAATCCGGAAAGATGCGTGCCGCCATCCACCGTGTTGATGTTGTTGGCGAAGCTGAAGACGTTCTCCGAGTAGCCATCGTTGTACTGGATGGCAATCTCCATCTCCACGCCGTCGCGCGTTGCCTCCATATAGATCGGCTTGTCGTGCAGAACGTTCTTGCCGCGGTTCAGATGCTTCACGAATTCGGCGATGCCGCCGTTGTACTTGAATTCCAGCTTCTTGGCTTCGCCGGTTTTGGGATCGGTGGTGCGCTCGTCAGTGAGCGTGATCACCAGGCCCTTGTTGAGAAAGGCCAGTTCGCGCAGCCGCTGCGCCAGCGTATCGAAGTTATACTCGACGACCGTGAAGATCCCGCGATCGGGCCGGAAGTTCACCTTCGTTCCAACCTTACGCCCCGCGCTGCCGGTCTTCTTCAGTTTCGTCGTCGGGTCGCCCTTGGAATAGGACTGCTCCCAAGTGAAGCCGTTGCGCCAGATCTCGAGATTCAGTTCCTCGCTTAGGGCATTCACGCAAGAGACGCCAACGCCGTGCAGACCGCCAGAGACCTTGTACGTCGAGCTGTCAAACTTGCCCCCGGCGTGCAATGTGGTCATTACCACCTGCGCCGCGGGAAGTTTTTCGCCGTCAACCACCATGTCATCGACGGGGATGCCGCGGCCGTCATCGATCACGGTGATTGAGTTGTCGATATGAATGGTGACATCGACTCGCGAAGCATAACCGGCGAGCGCTTCGTCCACCGAGTTGTCCACCACTTCGTAAACCAGGTGGTGCAATCCCAGCTCGCCCGTCGATCCGATATACATCGCCGGCCGTTTGCGCACTGCTTCCATGCCACCGAGCACCTTGATCGACTCGGCAGTGTAGTCGGCTTCGGTTCCGTTACCGTTCTTGCTGGCCGGCTTGTCGTTCTTGCTTGTCGTGGTGATTTCGTTCTCTTCGGCGAGCACTGTTTCGCTGCGAATCTCTTTGGCGGGCATCGAACTCCCATCGTGCCCCCGCACGCGCTTATCAGACCGCACCATGGTGCGGAACTGTCGAGCACGCAGCGCAAATCGCTGCGGCAAGCTGCGGCATCCGGGGACCTCGGACTTAAACTGACCCCGCACATCACTGGCCTGACGGCTGGGGCGCCGAGGCGGCTATTTCGCGGTCGTCGGACAGAAAAATCGTTTCCGGGAAGCGTTCTCCGGGCATTCAACTGCTTGAAATTTCAGTAATTTAGTGCCCTCAGACCTAATCAAATTTTACCACACGGGAGCCTTTCTTTGGGAGCTGGCTGATCGCATAAAGCTTTCGTGTTCAGTTATTTACGAGGAACAAAACTGGCCAATGGCGAGACCCGCGGATTTCGTCGAAAGAACGCACTTTGAGCAATACCTGGGCTTCAATGCAGTCAAAGCAGTGAAGAACTCGATTAGAGTTTGACCCGCCCTTCCGCTGCTTCTGGCGGAGGATGGGCGTCGTGAAATGGTGCCAAGTTCACAGCAGCAACTCGTCAACGATGGCTTCGACGTGAATCACAGTTGTATCCAGAATCTTGAGGCCTAAACCTGCGTCACGCAATAACAACGGCAGTTCCGTCCCTGCGAGCACCACCGCCTCGATCCCGTCCTCGTTCACCATCCTTTGCGCGATGCGCACAATCTCCGTCCTGGTTTCCGGCAGAAATTTATTCTTCAGCAATTCACCTATGTACTTTCGGTGGATGAATTCCTGTTCTCCTTCCTTTGGCCGGACCATGGCAATACCCGCCCGCCGGAACTCCTCCGGGTAAAAATTCGCTCGCATGGTAAATCCGGTCCCAAACAGCCCCACCTTCTTCAAACCGAGTGACCTTGCGTGATCGGCTGTGGCGCGAACGATGCTGAGAAGCGGTATTGCCGAACGGCGTTGGGCCTCATCGAAGACCAGATGCGGCGAGTTTGCCGCGATACAACCAAACTCCGCACCGGCGCGCACCAGCACCTCTATGCCAGTGGCAAGGTATTCAACCAGCTCCTCAAGCTGCCCTGCATCAAGGAGGGCGATACCTTTATCGACGTCAAGGCTGTTGATGATTACGTGGGGATACCCGCTATCCGGCTTACGTTCGCGATAGCGCGCGAGGATAAACCGGTAATAGTCGATCGTGGACTCGGGCCCAAGCCCGCCAATCATTCCTAGGGTGCGCACAATACTCGGAAGAGATGCAGAGGCATCCTGCAGGATTCCGCAATAAAACGATCTCCCTGCACTGCCAGAGAGGAACGAGCCGTATCGATATCTTCAGATCTCTCGGGGCCCGGTGTCAGGTCAGGTTCCTGCGCAGTTTCACGCCTGCATGGAATTGGACGCTCGTGCATCATGGCATCATGCGCACGCAAACCCGAATCGCCCTCTTCGCCTCCGCAATGCTCCTCTACGCAAGCTGCCCACTGGTCATCCCAGTCGCAGCACAGACCGGGACCACGGCCGATTCGGCGCGGCAGCAATTTGCCAGGAATTACATCGCTGCGGTGCAATCGAAGGATCCCACCCGCGTCCGGCAGTTGCTTCACCCGCAGCTCCTGGCTTGCATCAATGCTTCCAATCGCGAGTACTTTGATTTCCTCATCAACCACGATGTTGAGGAAGCGCCGCGCGGCAAATATGACATTTCAATAACGCCCGTCGAACACGAGATGGTGGTTCCCGGAGCTCCTCCGCGGGCATTCAAGTATCCGGTGCACCCCAGCTACCAGGTTCAGATCAACTGGGAGCCTCGCCCGAACAGCTCAGTGACCATCATTCGCACCATTGCGGCAAACAACGGGGAATGGTTCCTTGTTTATCCCTGTGCCAATGCGGAAGGTGCCAGGTTGTTTCGCGAGAACCTCGAAAAGGGAAGGGCACAGAGAGAGCACGCTCGCGAGCTGGCGTCCGAAATAAAGGACCCGTTACTGACCCAACTGAAGACGCTTGTCGGTCAGGGCCAACGAATTGACGCAGTGAAGAAATACCAATCGGCTACCGGCGCGGATCTCACCACAGCGGTGCAGGTGATCAACGCTCTGGAATAAGAGTGCGACATGGAATTGACCCCTTGTCCGCTGTGAGTTTTGCGAAAACCCGCTGCCGGCAACGGGGCGGGGTAGCGTCATCATTCGGTCTGTATCCGCCAAACAGAGGCCACGCCGGCGGTAATTCAAATCGGACAGCGAAGCGAACACATATAGCAGCTATCGCATTTGCGATCACCGGGGCTAAGAACTAGGCAGTCATTACAACTTTGCTCCCCCATGATGGCCAACTCGGAAATTCGCCGTTGACAACTTGATTGCTCACCCCACTCTTGTGCGAAACCAGTCCTGCGCGCTGCCGTACCCGGTAAACACCGCCGATCCCAGCGCCAGCAGGACAAACACCACAAACGCAATCCCACCAATCAGCGGGATTGCCTGCAGGATGCAGATCGCGACCGCGCCAACCAGCACCACCGCCAGCGGCTGTGCATTCTTCGCCAGCTGCCGTCCGATCCACGAACTCAACCCGGTGTAACCGACAACTAGCGTGACCACGAAGCCCAAGCACACAATAAACATCAACACACGCAGGCTGTGCCCCACCCGGATCGCTAATCCGCATAACAGCACCATGGCAACCACTACTGCCAAGCCCGCTAGCAGCACCGCGCCGGTTTGCGTTTTGGCGGCGTTGGCCATGACATTCACCCGCGGCTCTTTAAGAATCAGAAACGCGAGCAGGGTAAGAAGCAGCGCGAGCGGAATCGCCCCTAGTAGTGAGAACAGGAACAGCATCCCTACCCCGCCAATGCCGAACATTGCCTTGCCTGGCAGGTTCTGCACATCGCCCTTCACGCGCGCGGCCGGATCACGGTGGACTTCGCCCCCTGCCACCGCCACGTCTCCGCGCACGTCCGCCTGAGGCCCCAGTTCGATTGAGCCTCCGAAAACAGCCACGTCAGCAGTCCTGCCGTTGACGGAAACGCTTCCGCCAAACACCACCACGTCGCCGGTTTCACCCTCAATCCGGACCGAGCAACCAAAACAAACCGCATCGCCGATCTTCTCCCCAGACGCTACCGTGATGCTCTGCCCGAAGCGCACTTTATCCTCAACATCGGATCTTGCCCACGCCTGAAGGCAACCGGCAACCGCCAGCGCAAGCGTAAGGAGTATGGCTTTGCGGGACATCTCAGCGTTCCTCCAAGCGATTCCCGCGTACTCACGACGGGCGTGAACCATGTGATTCGACAACCGCCGGGTACCCGCTCTTCTAAAACAAGGGCTCAGCCGCTCATGCCGCGCGTGCCGGCGCCACCGCTTGCCCGCAGTGCGAGCAGCGACGTGCCTCTACAGGAATCGCACTCAAGCACTCCGGGCACGACCGGACTGTTGGATCCGATGGCGGCGCTTTCTTGAACCGGTCCATCAGGACATTCACCGGCAGCACCACAAAATAGTAGACAGCCAGCGCTATCAGCAGAAAGGAAATGGCTGCATTGAAAAAGTCGCCATAGAGAAATTTGGCGCCATTGATCTCAAAGGAAAACGCGGAGAAATCCGGCTTCTTAACAATCGCCGCGATCAGCGGAGTAAGCAAATCCTTCACGAAGGCGGTAACCACCGTGCCAAATGCTGCACCAATCACCACCCCAATCGCCAGATCCACTACATTGCCGCGCAGTATGAATTCCCGGAAGCCTTTCATGTTGCCTCCAGAGCTCGAATTTTGTGGATTGCGAGCCTAAAACGTCACTTGGTTTACGTCAATCCGGGAAAAGCGGCGGAAGGATAGTCCTCACTCAAACAACGAATATGCGCCCAAATTGGGATAGGGGCTGACGATCAGGAAATCGCCTTCAGATCCGCATCGGCATCACGATGTAGCGATATTTGAAATCCACATCGCCATTCTCTTCCGGACGCAACTGGCCTGCCGACTGCGCATCCTTGAACTCCAACCGGATGTCGCCGCCGCTGCTTGCTTTGAAGAAGTCCAGCAGATATCCGGAATTGAATCCGATCACCATGGGCTCAGCCTGGTAAGCCGTCTCAATCGTATCTTCCGACTCTCCCGTGTCCGCCGACGAAGACGAAACCGTCATCACTCCCTTGTCCAGCCGCAGCTTGATCGCTCCCGAGCGCTCA encodes the following:
- the gyrB gene encoding DNA topoisomerase (ATP-hydrolyzing) subunit B encodes the protein MPAKEIRSETVLAEENEITTTSKNDKPASKNGNGTEADYTAESIKVLGGMEAVRKRPAMYIGSTGELGLHHLVYEVVDNSVDEALAGYASRVDVTIHIDNSITVIDDGRGIPVDDMVVDGEKLPAAQVVMTTLHAGGKFDSSTYKVSGGLHGVGVSCVNALSEELNLEIWRNGFTWEQSYSKGDPTTKLKKTGSAGRKVGTKVNFRPDRGIFTVVEYNFDTLAQRLRELAFLNKGLVITLTDERTTDPKTGEAKKLEFKYNGGIAEFVKHLNRGKNVLHDKPIYMEATRDGVEMEIAIQYNDGYSENVFSFANNINTVDGGTHLSGFRTALTRTINYYGQQLGLFKDVKENLTGDDVREGLVAVISVKLSQPQFEGQTKGKLNSDIAGTVQAFLNERLGAYFEQNSTAARKIINKAIEAARAREAARKARDLTRRKGALDGGGLPGKLADCSERQPERCELFLVEGESAGGTAKQGRDRRFQAILPLKGKILNVEKARYDKMLSHEEIRAMITALGTGIGKDDFVAGKLRYGKIILMTDADVDGSHIRTLLLTFFFRHMQELIKRGNVFIAQPPLYSIRKGKSHQYIKDDREFVRVMVKRAADGLIVRYGEGAAKLEGAALAKFMTTLNEYLSFFDKVEKRLRNEEVTELLPRLDLAKRADFEGDKKEPPKKISQLQKELQKLAKKQEFKKVESRFDEEHNLWEVLFVNAQGAEHVINWEVASSPEYRQMLAKYKLVETYMQPPFVIEVKPREDTKADKEELSDAEKEELDKTEKKAPKAAARRKHETEVVEKTTARELFDYVLNEGKKDFTVQRYKGLGEMSATQLWDTTMDPERRTLLSVKLEDIAECEAIFSTLMGEDVESRRKFIEENALDVKNLDI
- the mscL gene encoding large conductance mechanosensitive channel protein MscL, with translation MKGFREFILRGNVVDLAIGVVIGAAFGTVVTAFVKDLLTPLIAAIVKKPDFSAFSFEINGAKFLYGDFFNAAISFLLIALAVYYFVVLPVNVLMDRFKKAPPSDPTVRSCPECLSAIPVEARRCSHCGQAVAPARAA
- a CDS encoding amino acid racemase — encoded protein: MRTLGMIGGLGPESTIDYYRFILARYRERKPDSGYPHVIINSLDVDKGIALLDAGQLEELVEYLATGIEVLVRAGAEFGCIAANSPHLVFDEAQRRSAIPLLSIVRATADHARSLGLKKVGLFGTGFTMRANFYPEEFRRAGIAMVRPKEGEQEFIHRKYIGELLKNKFLPETRTEIVRIAQRMVNEDGIEAVVLAGTELPLLLRDAGLGLKILDTTVIHVEAIVDELLL